Part of the Oerskovia paurometabola genome is shown below.
CGAGAACGACGGGCGTTCGGCGACGACTGCTCCGCACTCAGCGGGACACGAGGGGCGGGCGCGGCTCAGTGCCGGCTCTCGAACTCCTGCACGACGGCGTAGCCCAGGCGCGTGTAGACGCGGCGGGCGGCGTCGTTGTCGGCATACATGCCCAACGTCACCCAGTCGGACTCGTCGAGCCCGGCACGGGTCACGACGGCCGTGGTGGCCGCAGCGATGCCGTGCCCACGCCACGCTGGGTCGGTCGCGACACTGCCCAGCGACCACGGGGCTCCGGGGACCGCCTGCCGGGCGCCGACGACGCCGCGCAGCACCCCGTCAGGGTCGCGCCAGCCCCACCAGCGCGTCAGCGGGTCCTCGGGGCTCATCTCCGCGAGCGGGTTCGCCACGTCCAGGCACGCGCGGACCTCGGCCGCCGCCGAGGGGCCGGTCAGCGCCTCGACGCGCTCCTCGCCCGGCTGGGGGGCGGGGGCCTCGCGGGTCGCGAAGAAGTCCCACGTCGAGACCGACTTCTCGCTGTCGGGCTCGCGCAGGATCGTCGGCAGGTCCTCGCTCGCGCACCGGTCCCCCAGGACCGTGAGGGTCCCGCGCGGCAGGCCCGCGCTCACGACGTGCTCCCCGAGCTCACCGTCCTGGGCCACGCGCGCCAGCAGGGTCGCGGTCGCCTCGGGCGAGCCCATGCCCCACAGGCCGACACGCTCGTGGTGAGCGCCGCCGTCGGGCACCTGCCCCTCACCGAGAGGGACGGGCGCCGCCACGCTCAGCACGCACGCGTGCTCGTCCTGCCACACCCCGCGCACGTCCCACTCGGGGAGGTCCACCAGGACAAAGGGGTGGGAGGCCCACCGGTCCCTCAGACCGGTCGAGCCTCCCAGCGTCCTTGCCTGCGTGCGGGTGTCCGGGGCGCTCACGCCTTCCCGGCGGTGGCAGGAGCGTCAGCGGCCTCCGCCGCTGCGTCCGGCGCGGGCGCGGCCTTGGGCTTCGCGTCGACGCCCGCCTCCTTGCGCTGCTGCGCCGTGATGGGCGCGGGCGCCTGCGTGAGCGGGTCGAACCCGCCGCCCGACTTGGGGAACGCGATGACGTCGCGGATCGACTCCGACTTCGTCAGCAGCGCCACGATGCGGTCCCAGCCGAACGCGATGCCGCCGTGCGGCGGGGCGCCGAACGCGAAGGCGTCGAGCAGGAAGCCGAACTTCTCCTGAGCCTCCTCCTCGCCGATGCCCATGACCGCGAACACACGCTCCTGGACGTCACGGCGGTGGATACGGATCGAGCCGCCGCCGATCTCGTTGCCGTTGCACACGATGTCGTACGCGTACGCGAGCGCCTCGCCCGGGTTCTGCTCGAACGTGTCGATCCACTCGGGCGTGGGCGAGGTGAACGCGTGGTGCACCGCGGTCCAGGCCGAGTTGCCGAGGGCGACGTCGCCCTCGTCGGCGGCCTCACCCGTGGGCTTGAACAGCGGGGCGTCGACGATCCAGACGAACGCCCAGGCGTTCTCGTCGATCTGCCCGGTGCGCTTGGCGATCTCCTGGCGGGCCGCGCCCAGCAGGGCGCGCGACTCGTTGGTCCGGCCCGCCGCGAAGAACACCGCGTCGCCCGGCTGGGCGCCGGTCGCGTCGCGCAGGCCCTCGCGCTCGGCGTCGGACAGGTTCTTGGCGACCGGGCCCGCGAGGGTCCCGTCCTCCTGGAACGTCACGTACGCCAGGCCCTTGGCCCCGCGCTGCTTGGCCCACTCCTGCCAGGCGTCGAACTGGCGGCGCGGCTGCGAGGCCCCGCCCGCCATGACGACGGCGCCCACGTACTCGGCCTGGAAGACACGGAACGGGGTG
Proteins encoded:
- the aspS gene encoding aspartate--tRNA ligase, which translates into the protein MLRTHTAGSLRAEQIGQTVTLTGWVDRRRDHGGVAFIDLRDASGIAQVVIRDESIAHPLRAEFVLQVTGVVSRRPEGNENKNLPTGEVEVVVSDVVVLNESAPLPFQVSTALEGTEVIGEEARLKHRYLDLRRPTPAHALRLRAKANQAARRVLDEQDFVEIETPTLTRSTPEGARDFLVPARLAPGSWYALPQSPQLFKQLLMVSGMERYYQIARCYRDEDFRADRQPEFTQLDVEMSFVEQDDVIALGEQILVALWDLIGYKIPTPIPRMTFHDAMRLYGSDKPDLRFGNPLVELTDYFKDTPFRVFQAEYVGAVVMAGGASQPRRQFDAWQEWAKQRGAKGLAYVTFQEDGTLAGPVAKNLSDAEREGLRDATGAQPGDAVFFAAGRTNESRALLGAARQEIAKRTGQIDENAWAFVWIVDAPLFKPTGEAADEGDVALGNSAWTAVHHAFTSPTPEWIDTFEQNPGEALAYAYDIVCNGNEIGGGSIRIHRRDVQERVFAVMGIGEEEAQEKFGFLLDAFAFGAPPHGGIAFGWDRIVALLTKSESIRDVIAFPKSGGGFDPLTQAPAPITAQQRKEAGVDAKPKAAPAPDAAAEAADAPATAGKA
- a CDS encoding GNAT family N-acetyltransferase — its product is MDLPEWDVRGVWQDEHACVLSVAAPVPLGEGQVPDGGAHHERVGLWGMGSPEATATLLARVAQDGELGEHVVSAGLPRGTLTVLGDRCASEDLPTILREPDSEKSVSTWDFFATREAPAPQPGEERVEALTGPSAAAEVRACLDVANPLAEMSPEDPLTRWWGWRDPDGVLRGVVGARQAVPGAPWSLGSVATDPAWRGHGIAAATTAVVTRAGLDESDWVTLGMYADNDAARRVYTRLGYAVVQEFESRH